One region of Olleya sp. Hel_I_94 genomic DNA includes:
- a CDS encoding thioredoxin family protein — MKKLIFLFALCISFTVSAQEEDEDMSNLNWLTDLNEAKTEAISSKKPILIYFTGSDWCAPCKMLKKDFFNTEAFEEKAEQFVLVMIDMPRRTDIISEEQQKKNNTVVSKYNTNGGYPNLVALNDQLNIIGELSGYTFLRETDRHFAFIESILENY; from the coding sequence ATGAAAAAATTAATATTTTTATTTGCCTTATGTATCTCTTTCACTGTTTCTGCTCAAGAAGAAGACGAAGACATGTCAAACTTAAATTGGTTGACGGATTTAAACGAAGCAAAGACTGAGGCTATTTCATCTAAAAAACCAATATTAATTTATTTTACAGGTAGTGATTGGTGTGCACCTTGCAAGATGTTGAAAAAAGACTTTTTTAATACAGAAGCTTTTGAAGAAAAAGCAGAACAGTTTGTGTTAGTTATGATTGATATGCCAAGACGTACAGATATAATTTCTGAAGAACAACAAAAGAAAAACAATACTGTGGTTAGTAAATACAATACCAATGGAGGTTATCCAAATTTAGTAGCATTAAACGATCAATTAAATATTATAGGCGAATTATCTGGTTATACCTTTTTACGTGAAACAGACAGACATTTTGCTTTTATTGAATCTATTTTAGAAAACTACTAG
- a CDS encoding NAD(P)H-dependent oxidoreductase — translation MDIIEQLNWRYATKSFDSKKIIAESDIKILTEAFNLTATSYGLQPIKLLVIKDKTLQKQLLPLSFNQKQVQEASHLFVFCIDSKMDTPFVLDYFNRVKEIRNTPNEILDPFKNFLVQDFDAKTQIDKETWATKQAYLALGNLMTVCALLNIDACPMEGFSTKDYDAILKLEKLNLKSVLIMPIGYRAEDDFMSKLKKVRKPIEESVIIWK, via the coding sequence ATGGATATAATTGAACAACTTAACTGGAGATATGCCACCAAAAGTTTTGATTCAAAAAAAATAATTGCAGAAAGTGATATTAAAATTTTAACAGAAGCGTTTAATTTAACTGCAACATCGTACGGTCTTCAACCAATAAAGTTATTAGTTATAAAAGATAAAACTTTACAAAAGCAATTATTGCCTTTATCATTTAATCAAAAACAGGTGCAAGAAGCTTCTCATTTATTTGTGTTTTGCATTGATTCAAAAATGGATACACCTTTTGTTTTAGATTATTTTAATAGAGTTAAAGAAATTAGAAACACTCCTAATGAGATTTTGGATCCATTTAAAAATTTTTTAGTTCAGGATTTTGATGCTAAAACTCAAATTGATAAAGAAACTTGGGCCACTAAACAAGCTTATTTAGCTTTAGGAAATTTAATGACGGTTTGTGCGTTATTAAATATAGATGCTTGTCCTATGGAAGGGTTTTCGACTAAAGATTATGATGCTATTTTAAAGTTAGAAAAGTTAAATTTAAAATCTGTCCTTATTATGCCAATAGGATATAGGGCTGAAGATGATTTTATGTCTAAACTTAAAAAAGTTAGAAAACCTATTGAAGAAAGTGTAATTATTTGGAAATAG
- a CDS encoding sugar porter family MFS transporter, whose amino-acid sequence MKKSVFLLLIAAVSALGGLLFGYDTGVINGAQYYLTEHFQLSDALKGWVVGSALLGCFVGAIVAGPLSIKIGRKWSLIISALLFTLSAYGSGLPEIFPQSVSMLVFFRILGGLGIGVASMNAPMYIAEIAPSNIRGRMVTYYQLAIVIGFFVVFLATYYIGNNLTVAENIEFGWRRMFWSELIPSGLFLILLFFVPKSPRWLALKGKDKEALIVLEQINDAEVASKEMLQIKKSLNQNNDGIKVSYFTKAILIIIAIGTALSMLQQFTGINAVLYYGADIFEKALGFGKEDVLAQQILLAFVNLVFTFVAMFTVDKFGRKPLLYIGSIGMIIGFLLLGVTLQQESVGMLSLIGVLVFIASFALSMGPVVWVLLSEMFPNKIRSVAMSVAVAAQWAANYVVSQSFPMVMGSETNNSAPWNGSLPYFIFIAFILIIVYVTYKFIPETKGKSLEEIEGFWE is encoded by the coding sequence ATGAAAAAAAGTGTTTTCTTACTTCTTATTGCAGCTGTATCAGCATTAGGAGGTTTATTATTTGGTTATGATACAGGTGTTATAAATGGCGCTCAATATTATCTTACAGAACATTTTCAATTAAGCGATGCTTTAAAAGGATGGGTTGTTGGTAGTGCACTATTAGGTTGCTTTGTTGGAGCAATAGTAGCAGGACCATTAAGTATAAAAATAGGTAGAAAATGGTCTTTAATTATTTCGGCATTATTATTTACACTATCAGCATATGGTTCTGGCTTACCAGAAATTTTTCCACAATCAGTTAGTATGCTAGTGTTTTTTAGAATTTTAGGAGGATTAGGTATAGGTGTAGCATCTATGAATGCACCAATGTATATAGCAGAAATTGCACCTTCAAATATAAGAGGTCGTATGGTTACGTATTATCAATTAGCGATAGTTATAGGCTTTTTTGTAGTGTTTTTAGCAACTTATTATATAGGAAACAATTTAACAGTAGCCGAAAACATAGAATTTGGATGGCGTCGTATGTTTTGGTCAGAGTTAATACCAAGTGGCTTATTTTTAATACTATTATTTTTTGTGCCTAAAAGTCCAAGATGGTTAGCTTTAAAAGGAAAAGATAAAGAGGCATTAATTGTATTAGAGCAAATTAATGATGCCGAAGTAGCGTCTAAAGAGATGTTACAAATTAAAAAATCTTTAAACCAAAATAACGATGGTATTAAGGTTAGTTATTTTACTAAAGCTATATTAATAATCATAGCAATAGGTACTGCTTTGTCAATGTTGCAACAATTTACAGGTATAAATGCAGTGTTATATTATGGTGCAGATATTTTTGAAAAAGCCTTAGGTTTTGGAAAAGAAGATGTTTTAGCACAACAAATATTATTAGCCTTTGTCAATTTAGTCTTTACTTTTGTAGCTATGTTTACGGTAGATAAATTTGGACGTAAACCTTTACTGTACATAGGGTCAATAGGGATGATAATTGGATTTTTGCTATTAGGAGTTACATTACAACAAGAAAGTGTTGGTATGTTATCATTAATTGGTGTTTTAGTTTTTATTGCATCTTTTGCTTTATCAATGGGACCTGTTGTTTGGGTATTATTGTCAGAGATGTTTCCAAATAAAATACGTAGCGTGGCTATGTCAGTAGCAGTAGCAGCACAATGGGCTGCAAATTATGTGGTTTCTCAATCTTTTCCAATGGTTATGGGAAGCGAGACTAATAACAGTGCTCCATGGAATGGCTCTTTACCTTATTTTATATTTATTGCTTTTATATTAATTATAGTGTACGTAACCTATAAATTTATACCAGAAACTAAAGGTAAATCTCTAGAAGAGATTGAAGGGTTTTGGGAGTAA
- a CDS encoding RNA polymerase sigma factor — MNTNIKYYQSKNEFRLFVKQSHSDLLQFKNEGDKDAFNNLVLKILPVLRNYINRQLNVYISQGHFSKGKYKGDDIIDQLFIEIYDHIEDVKHEKDFYAWLYLKVDQIMEDIKVEEEFNDFFFKNIDTYSKPEWDAMEEKYTKDADGDLLLIEELSDSSYNHNDYELKPIFIEENEVDFINKIDKHLKQDEAKKHTAFVVGNLPNAMRQVFELFTNEHLSFEEIAVVRKLSITEVKKLFNDAKKALQISLFNRYLNN; from the coding sequence ATGAATACAAATATCAAGTATTATCAAAGTAAAAATGAATTTAGATTATTTGTTAAACAATCACATTCTGATCTTCTTCAATTTAAAAATGAAGGTGACAAAGACGCCTTTAATAATTTAGTTTTAAAAATATTACCTGTTTTACGGAATTATATTAATAGACAACTTAATGTGTACATTAGTCAAGGACATTTTTCCAAAGGAAAATATAAAGGTGATGATATAATAGATCAACTTTTTATAGAAATTTACGATCATATTGAAGACGTTAAACATGAAAAAGACTTTTATGCTTGGTTATACTTAAAAGTTGATCAAATAATGGAAGATATTAAAGTTGAAGAAGAATTTAATGACTTCTTTTTTAAAAATATTGATACCTATTCTAAACCTGAATGGGATGCTATGGAAGAAAAATATACTAAGGATGCAGATGGTGATTTATTGCTAATTGAAGAGTTGTCTGATAGCTCTTACAATCATAATGACTACGAATTAAAACCTATTTTTATTGAAGAGAATGAAGTCGATTTTATTAATAAAATTGATAAGCATTTAAAACAAGATGAAGCAAAAAAACATACAGCTTTTGTTGTTGGAAATTTACCAAATGCAATGCGTCAAGTTTTTGAGCTATTTACTAATGAGCATTTATCCTTTGAAGAGATTGCAGTAGTTAGAAAATTATCTATAACTGAAGTTAAAAAATTATTTAACGATGCTAAAAAAGCTTTACAAATTAGCTTATTTAATAGGTATTTAAATAATTAA
- a CDS encoding pyridoxamine 5'-phosphate oxidase family protein, with the protein MFKNLEEKEIEYILENNYIGQIGYIYNNTPFVIPITYFFDKEKHAIICYSGDGHKMNAMRKNPTVSMLVSDVENVTNWKSVLVHGKFEQHFGSDAKAYLHKFSLGIKDIILEKEHSKANFISDFSSKIYKDDIPAVFLINIESITGKKRLDFKA; encoded by the coding sequence ATGTTTAAAAATCTAGAAGAAAAAGAAATAGAATACATTTTAGAAAACAATTATATTGGACAAATAGGTTATATATATAACAATACTCCGTTTGTAATCCCAATAACCTATTTTTTTGACAAAGAAAAGCATGCAATTATATGTTACTCTGGAGATGGTCATAAAATGAATGCTATGCGTAAAAATCCAACAGTGTCAATGTTAGTTTCTGATGTAGAAAATGTTACTAATTGGAAATCTGTATTAGTACACGGTAAATTTGAACAACACTTTGGTAGTGATGCTAAAGCCTATTTGCATAAATTTTCTTTGGGAATAAAGGATATTATTTTAGAAAAAGAACATAGTAAAGCTAACTTTATAAGTGATTTTTCTAGTAAAATTTATAAGGATGATATTCCTGCTGTGTTTTTAATTAATATAGAGTCTATAACAGGAAAAAAAAGATTAGACTTTAAAGCCTAA
- a CDS encoding mechanosensitive ion channel family protein, with protein MDKINQWFLEYPLLQSIIKYIVIVAFVLLCVQFIRRFLKKNIANTSVRYKSQKGIELIGYFLLAFITVLYFTGSIKDFTVTLGLLSAGLAFTLQELILSIAGSVYIFVVKVYEPGDRIEINGIKGDVIDVDSIYTTMMEIGQWVESDNYTGRIVKLSNAFVFKGPVYNYSKDFPFIWDEFNLPIRYGSDIDLAKSIIIKAATTTLAEYTKASKDQWKEVVNKYYIEDAMVEPTLATTLTDNWIKFNLRYIVDYKKRRITKHILNDLIRTEIEATNGKVVLASQTIELIKIPDLKVETNTKKH; from the coding sequence ATGGACAAAATAAATCAATGGTTTTTAGAGTATCCACTATTGCAAAGTATAATTAAATATATTGTAATAGTTGCTTTTGTATTGCTTTGTGTACAATTTATTAGACGCTTTTTAAAAAAAAATATTGCTAATACTTCTGTTAGATATAAATCTCAAAAAGGGATTGAGTTAATAGGTTATTTTCTGTTAGCCTTTATTACAGTTTTATACTTTACAGGAAGTATTAAAGATTTTACAGTTACGCTAGGTTTATTGTCTGCTGGATTAGCATTTACACTGCAAGAGTTAATATTAAGCATTGCGGGATCCGTGTATATTTTTGTTGTAAAAGTGTATGAACCAGGAGACCGAATAGAAATTAACGGAATCAAAGGAGACGTCATTGATGTAGATAGTATTTATACCACAATGATGGAAATTGGGCAATGGGTAGAAAGCGATAATTATACAGGCCGAATTGTAAAATTAAGTAATGCATTTGTCTTTAAAGGACCTGTTTATAACTACTCTAAAGATTTTCCATTTATTTGGGACGAGTTTAATTTGCCAATACGTTATGGTTCTGATATCGATTTAGCAAAATCCATAATTATAAAAGCAGCAACAACAACATTAGCAGAATATACAAAAGCATCTAAAGATCAATGGAAAGAAGTCGTTAATAAATATTATATAGAAGATGCAATGGTAGAGCCTACTTTAGCAACCACACTAACAGATAATTGGATTAAATTTAATTTAAGGTATATCGTAGATTATAAAAAAAGAAGAATAACAAAACACATATTAAATGATTTAATTAGGACAGAAATTGAAGCAACCAATGGTAAAGTTGTTTTAGCTTCTCAAACTATTGAGTTAATTAAAATACCTGATTTAAAAGTAGAAACAAACACTAAAAAACACTAA
- a CDS encoding chaperone modulator CbpM, whose product MEVTDLISITTFCTHYNVPTTFINDLKDYELIEIVVSDNDNYIKTTQISEVEKLMRLHFDLNINLEGLDAVYNLLQRVEEMQNQITSLNNKLRLYEDL is encoded by the coding sequence ATGGAAGTAACAGATTTAATTTCTATAACAACTTTTTGTACGCATTACAACGTGCCTACAACGTTTATAAATGATTTAAAAGATTATGAACTAATTGAAATTGTGGTTTCAGACAATGATAATTACATTAAAACAACACAAATTAGTGAGGTTGAAAAATTGATGCGTTTACACTTTGATCTTAATATAAATTTAGAAGGTTTAGATGCAGTTTATAATTTATTACAACGTGTAGAGGAGATGCAAAATCAAATTACATCGCTTAATAATAAACTAAGATTATACGAAGATTTATAG
- a CDS encoding DnaJ C-terminal domain-containing protein: protein MAVIDYYKTLGIAKTASDKDIKKAYRKLARKFHPDLNPNDKEAEKKFKEINEANEVLSNPENRKKYDQYGEHWKNSEAYEQAKQQQQQQQRAYQGQAGNSGGYSEQDFEDMFGSMFGGQASGRQRNTRFRGQDFNAELHLDLKDVYTDHKRTLTVNNKNIRITIPAGVENGQTIKIKGHGGKGVNDGPNGDLYIQFSIQNHSKFKRDKDNLYATVDLDLYTAMLGGDLMVDTFNGKVKLTVKPETQNGTKVKLKGKGFPKYKKAEQFGDLYITYQIKTPTNLTDKEKDLFTQLQKLR, encoded by the coding sequence ATGGCAGTTATAGATTATTATAAAACGTTGGGTATTGCCAAAACAGCTTCGGATAAGGACATAAAAAAAGCTTACAGAAAACTAGCACGTAAGTTTCATCCAGATTTAAATCCAAACGATAAAGAAGCTGAAAAAAAATTTAAGGAGATTAATGAGGCCAATGAGGTGTTAAGCAATCCGGAAAATCGTAAAAAATACGACCAATATGGAGAGCATTGGAAAAACTCTGAAGCCTACGAACAAGCAAAACAACAGCAACAACAGCAACAACGTGCATATCAAGGTCAGGCAGGAAATTCTGGAGGTTACAGCGAACAAGATTTTGAAGATATGTTTGGTAGTATGTTTGGTGGTCAAGCATCTGGAAGACAAAGAAACACTAGATTTAGAGGTCAAGATTTTAATGCAGAGCTTCATTTGGATTTAAAAGATGTTTATACAGATCATAAACGCACACTTACTGTTAATAATAAAAACATCAGAATCACCATTCCTGCTGGAGTAGAAAATGGACAAACCATTAAAATAAAAGGTCATGGAGGTAAAGGGGTTAATGATGGACCAAATGGTGATTTATACATTCAGTTTTCTATTCAAAATCATTCCAAATTCAAAAGAGATAAAGACAACCTTTATGCGACTGTAGATTTAGACTTATACACTGCTATGTTAGGTGGAGATTTAATGGTGGATACTTTTAATGGTAAAGTAAAATTGACGGTTAAACCAGAAACCCAAAACGGAACAAAAGTTAAGTTAAAAGGTAAAGGGTTTCCTAAGTATAAAAAAGCAGAACAGTTTGGAGATTTATATATAACTTATCAAATAAAAACACCGACAAACCTCACAGATAAAGAGAAAGATTTATTTACCCAACTTCAAAAATTAAGATAA
- a CDS encoding ABC transporter ATP-binding protein — MKTVLEAKNINKYFKKPVLFHVLKDINFKINEGEFVSIMGKSGCGKSTLLYILSTMDSDYEGDLYLNDDLLTGDSPNKLSYVRNKHIGFVFQFHYLLSEFTVLENVMLPAKKLGEKSFKEIEKDALEKLRILNIQHLAYKRASQVSGGEKQRVAIARALINNPSIIMGDEPTGNLDSHNADNVFNIFKKLSVEENLSLLIVTHDTDFANRTDRIITMEDGQIIS; from the coding sequence ATGAAAACAGTTCTGGAAGCCAAAAACATAAATAAATACTTTAAAAAGCCCGTGCTTTTTCATGTTTTAAAAGATATTAATTTTAAAATTAATGAAGGCGAATTTGTTTCCATAATGGGAAAATCTGGTTGCGGTAAGTCTACCTTATTATACATTTTGTCTACCATGGATTCAGACTATGAAGGTGATTTATATTTAAATGACGATTTATTAACAGGTGATAGTCCTAATAAATTATCTTATGTAAGAAATAAACATATAGGCTTTGTCTTTCAGTTTCATTATTTGCTTTCCGAATTTACAGTGCTAGAAAACGTAATGCTTCCAGCTAAAAAATTAGGAGAGAAAAGTTTTAAAGAGATTGAAAAAGATGCACTAGAAAAATTAAGAATTTTAAATATCCAACATTTAGCTTATAAACGTGCTTCTCAAGTTTCTGGTGGCGAAAAACAACGTGTAGCAATAGCTAGAGCACTTATAAATAATCCGTCTATAATTATGGGAGACGAGCCAACTGGTAATTTAGATAGTCATAATGCAGATAACGTGTTTAATATTTTTAAAAAATTAAGTGTAGAAGAAAACCTTTCTCTATTAATCGTAACACATGATACAGATTTTGCAAATCGAACAGATCGGATAATCACCATGGAAGATGGTCAAATAATTAGCTAA
- a CDS encoding ABC transporter permease: MVNWTIILNIAKTHLLTKFKQTAIAALGVTFGIGAYITLVSFMTGLNAMLDDLILNQTPHIHVYNEIEPSKKQPIELYDAFKNSINVVHSIKPKLSQKKIHNALPIIKFLNENEDVKGAIPQIKTQIFYISGSIEIAGNITGIQPVEEARLFNFRDYIIEGAPEKLKNTENGILLGSGIAKKMSLQLGDRVQVSTIKGDIFPLKIVGIYQSGVADIDAIQSFVNLKTVQRILGEAENYITDINVKLFDIDKALSLSKKIEQQFNLTAIDINTANAQFETGTTIRNLITYAVSITLLIVAGFGIYNILNMLIYEKMNDIAILKAIGFSGKDVQYIFMSQAMIIGLVGGVLGLLIGFVFTNIISTIPFKTEALPTVDTYPINFNGWFYIIGIVFAMISTFFAGYLPSRKAKKIDPVKIIRGQ, translated from the coding sequence ATGGTAAACTGGACCATCATATTAAATATAGCAAAAACGCATTTGCTAACAAAATTTAAGCAAACTGCAATTGCAGCCTTAGGTGTTACTTTTGGTATTGGAGCGTATATAACTTTAGTCAGTTTTATGACAGGTTTAAATGCTATGTTAGACGATTTAATTTTAAATCAAACACCACATATTCATGTTTATAATGAGATTGAACCCTCTAAAAAACAACCTATAGAGCTTTACGATGCTTTTAAAAATAGTATTAACGTAGTACATTCTATTAAACCAAAATTAAGTCAGAAAAAAATACACAATGCCTTACCTATTATTAAATTTTTAAATGAAAACGAAGACGTAAAAGGTGCCATTCCGCAAATAAAAACGCAAATATTTTATATTTCAGGATCCATTGAAATTGCTGGTAATATTACAGGTATCCAACCTGTAGAGGAGGCACGACTATTTAACTTTAGAGATTATATTATTGAAGGCGCTCCAGAAAAACTAAAAAATACAGAAAACGGAATTTTATTGGGTTCTGGAATAGCAAAAAAAATGTCCTTACAATTAGGAGACCGAGTGCAAGTTAGTACTATAAAGGGTGACATTTTTCCTTTAAAAATTGTTGGAATCTATCAAAGTGGTGTTGCAGATATTGATGCTATCCAAAGTTTTGTAAACCTTAAAACAGTCCAACGGATTTTAGGAGAAGCCGAGAACTATATTACAGATATTAATGTCAAGCTTTTTGATATTGATAAAGCTTTATCATTATCCAAAAAAATTGAGCAACAATTTAATTTAACTGCTATTGATATTAACACAGCAAATGCTCAATTTGAAACAGGAACAACTATTAGAAACCTAATTACTTATGCTGTATCAATAACGTTATTAATAGTTGCAGGCTTTGGTATTTATAACATTTTAAATATGCTTATTTATGAGAAAATGAATGATATAGCTATTTTAAAAGCCATAGGGTTTTCTGGAAAAGATGTACAGTACATTTTTATGAGTCAAGCTATGATTATTGGTTTAGTTGGTGGTGTTTTAGGGCTATTAATAGGATTTGTTTTTACTAACATAATTAGTACAATTCCGTTTAAAACAGAAGCTTTGCCAACCGTAGATACTTATCCAATAAATTTTAATGGTTGGTTTTATATTATAGGTATTGTATTTGCTATGATATCTACCTTTTTTGCTGGTTACTTACCATCCCGAAAAGCTAAAAAAATAGATCCAGTTAAAATAATAAGAGGTCAATAA
- a CDS encoding efflux RND transporter periplasmic adaptor subunit, producing the protein MKNVVLIGLVLLLLSCNSKTEKMFPIAQDLTQSVYTSVTIQPDSLYQAYAIVAGILDKNFVEEGDVVKKSQAIAQIINNAPVLNTQNAKLSLDLAKENYNGSAAILSGIKDEIEAANLKYKNDSINFFRQQNLWTQSIGSKADFDAKQLNYQLSQNTLTLLKNKYYQTKNQLNTSVKQAQNNYQTSLISTKDFTVKSAVNGKVYALYKSSGELVNTMEPVASIGSATTFIIEMLVDEVDIVKIVKNQEVLITLDAYTGKVLEGKVSKIYPKKDERNQTFKVEAIFVNPPEVLYPGLSGEANIIISKKENVLTIPRNYLINSNQVKTADGLITIKTGLQNMEFVEVIDGITKETYIYKPE; encoded by the coding sequence ATGAAAAATGTTGTATTAATAGGTCTTGTTTTATTGCTTTTATCTTGCAATAGTAAAACAGAAAAGATGTTTCCGATAGCTCAAGATTTAACACAATCTGTATACACGTCTGTAACAATACAACCGGATAGTCTATATCAAGCGTATGCTATTGTTGCTGGTATTTTAGATAAAAATTTTGTTGAAGAAGGTGATGTTGTTAAAAAAAGCCAAGCGATTGCTCAAATAATAAATAATGCACCAGTTTTAAATACACAAAATGCTAAACTGTCTTTAGATTTAGCAAAGGAAAATTATAATGGAAGTGCAGCTATTTTATCAGGGATTAAAGATGAAATTGAAGCAGCAAATTTAAAGTATAAAAACGATTCGATTAACTTTTTTAGACAGCAAAACCTTTGGACACAAAGTATAGGCTCTAAAGCCGATTTTGATGCAAAACAACTTAACTATCAACTGTCACAGAATACTTTGACATTACTTAAAAATAAATATTACCAAACTAAAAATCAATTAAATACAAGTGTAAAACAAGCGCAAAATAATTACCAAACGTCTTTAATTAGTACTAAGGATTTTACAGTAAAAAGTGCTGTAAATGGTAAAGTTTACGCGCTTTATAAATCCTCTGGCGAGTTGGTTAATACCATGGAACCTGTAGCCTCTATTGGAAGTGCTACAACTTTTATTATTGAAATGTTAGTGGATGAAGTGGATATTGTAAAAATTGTAAAAAATCAAGAGGTATTAATTACTCTAGATGCATACACAGGAAAAGTATTAGAAGGGAAGGTGTCTAAAATATATCCTAAAAAGGACGAACGTAATCAAACATTTAAAGTCGAAGCCATTTTTGTAAATCCTCCCGAAGTGTTATATCCAGGATTATCAGGAGAAGCTAATATTATCATATCTAAAAAAGAAAACGTGTTAACTATTCCAAGAAACTACCTGATTAATAGTAACCAAGTAAAAACAGCAGATGGTTTAATTACCATCAAAACAGGTTTACAAAACATGGAATTTGTGGAGGTTATTGACGGAATTACTAAAGAAACCTACATCTATAAACCAGAATAA
- a CDS encoding PAS domain-containing sensor histidine kinase — protein MLKTNQDVFEILSEAISEGILIVDENQIIIAVNSSTEEMFGYEKDELNNKPLETLIPKTYHKGHGQHFNNYYKHSEKRTMGKGRALFAARKDGSTFPVEVGLNPFTVSEKKYVMALAIDITERKNYTDKLEKTVIERTKQLTEALATEKELNDLKTKFLSLVSHEFKTPLTGILTSSMLLSKYKLAEQQDKRDKHINTINSKVHYLNNILNDFLSVEKLESGKVNYRFTEFRLSKVINEVIYNANMLLKEGQKINYPEDIDDMSLIQDEKTLELALSNLVHNAIKYSPENTTIQLKVKQDAINTTFIIIDNGIGIPENDQKNIFNRYFRAENALLNQGTGIGLNIVKTHLENLGGAISFESEENKGSTFTITIPNQPN, from the coding sequence ATGCTTAAAACTAATCAAGATGTTTTTGAAATACTATCTGAAGCCATATCTGAAGGTATTTTGATAGTGGACGAAAACCAAATTATTATAGCTGTAAACTCGTCCACTGAAGAGATGTTTGGCTATGAAAAAGATGAGTTAAACAACAAACCACTAGAAACTTTAATACCTAAGACTTACCATAAAGGTCATGGACAGCATTTTAATAACTATTATAAACACAGCGAAAAACGTACCATGGGTAAAGGACGCGCACTTTTTGCTGCAAGAAAAGATGGCAGTACTTTTCCTGTTGAAGTTGGTTTAAATCCATTTACTGTCTCTGAAAAAAAATATGTAATGGCATTAGCTATTGATATTACAGAACGTAAAAATTATACCGATAAACTTGAAAAAACAGTTATCGAACGTACAAAACAACTTACCGAAGCTTTAGCTACAGAAAAAGAATTAAATGATTTAAAAACAAAGTTTCTATCTCTTGTTTCACACGAGTTTAAAACACCTTTAACCGGAATATTAACCTCGTCTATGCTACTAAGCAAATACAAATTAGCAGAACAACAAGATAAACGAGACAAGCATATAAATACCATTAATAGTAAAGTACACTACCTTAATAATATTTTAAATGACTTTTTATCTGTAGAAAAACTTGAATCTGGAAAAGTAAATTATAGGTTTACAGAATTTAGATTAAGCAAGGTTATAAATGAAGTTATTTATAATGCAAATATGCTTTTAAAAGAAGGTCAAAAAATAAATTATCCAGAAGACATTGATGATATGTCACTAATTCAAGATGAGAAAACTTTGGAATTAGCATTGTCTAATCTGGTGCATAATGCCATTAAATATTCGCCAGAAAACACTACCATTCAATTAAAAGTAAAACAAGATGCAATCAATACAACTTTTATAATTATTGATAACGGAATTGGAATTCCAGAAAACGATCAAAAAAACATATTTAATCGTTATTTTAGGGCTGAAAATGCGCTGTTAAATCAAGGCACAGGAATAGGATTAAATATTGTCAAAACACATTTAGAAAACTTAGGAGGAGCCATAAGTTTTGAAAGTGAAGAAAATAAAGGTTCCACATTTACCATTACCATACCAAACCAACCAAACTAA